Genomic DNA from Candidozyma auris chromosome 1, complete sequence:
AAAATTTAATCAACTGCTTGAATTCACATCAGACACAAAACAGGTTAAAGCTATCCTCGAATCAAAAAATTTTATTAAGTTCGTTCTTTCAATGGgtgacaagatcaaagtATATGCTGCTCAGCTCGTTTCTGAGAAACCTGTCGATTTGCAATTTCCTAGAAGGGTGATGTCCTTTCATCTCAAGTGCCCCAAGAGAACATATTGGGACAGATGCAAACAGACGAAAGCACACGAGATCAATGAATGTGAGAAATTCAAGGCCTTCTACAAAAAATACGATTTCACGTCCTGAATGCATAATGATGACTATGTAAATTAAATATTGGTTCTTTCCAGCGAACATTTCGAACACCCGCATTTAAAGAACCACTCGGAAAGCGTAGATTCTCTACTCGCCAAATCCTCATCCCCAGAAATTCCGTAACTGATGCACAACTCTGTGTCAGGCTGAATATCTTCTGTTGTAGTGAAGGTATATTTGCTTCCCTCcctttgcttcttgatgttgaaagaaCATGCATGGTTAAAAAATGATGCAGAAGGATATACACCGAAGCCGAGGTATTCTTTATCTTCGTCTTCAGAGGTGGTCTCCGACCAGATACCAAACGCATTCGTAAGATTACGTCCAATAATATCACGCACGTTTTGTGGCGTGATGAACTGCTGTAACTGTTGAGGGCATGTAAGACGAAGAAACTTGAATATGTTGCTGTATGAGAGAGTAAGATACGGGTATTTCTGTACCTTTTGGTTCTCACTTGACTCCAATGTCTCAAATAGCTCAACCTCTTTCGCTAATGGACCATTTTTTCCTTTATACATAGCATGCACAACACTGATGACGTATCGAGCCTCTGCAAAATCATCTTTACTTAGCTTGGGAAGATATCGGGCGCGTTTTGTCGGCTTTGTCTTCGAAACCATCACGTCCCATTCGTCGGTCTGCTTCCACGTTTTCTCTATCCCCTCAATGCCCGCTATATACTCCGGCACATCGAGGCTATCGATATCAATCTCATTCTTGCCAAAGTTTTGGTCAAATGCAATTATGGCGTTTGCAAGCGTTTCATCGCTATCATAAGCCTGAAACTTACTTAGGCACTCTTCCGAGCAGAAATAGAGTTTGCTGCGTAACCTATGTTTTAGAGTTTTACCGTTGTCATTATTGAAACACCAAAAACAAACCTCTTTTTTAAAAACTTTGGCAACAGAGCTTCCAACAGGAAATGCACACTCTAAAACGGTGATTCCTTTAGGTATGAAGCAAGATGCGAAGCATCCCCTTCCTCCGTACACTGTTTCCTTCACATTGAAGAATGGGCTTATTTGCTGGAGACACCCTAGTGAGCTGTCATGATTATCTTCAGAATCCGAGGCCGTATCAGTTGTGGGGTCTGTCTCATTCGTGATTTCAAATACAAAATCTTTGGGGACATTTAGCTTTGCACGTGGGTCCAGAACTAGACATGATAGAAGTTCTCGGTTTGTAGTAGGGGGCTCCGGTATTGGTGATATTGGGACAGACATTTTGGGGATTAGTTTGTGATGTTGTCAGTAGCTAGTAATCCGAACGAAGGTAGAAGCAGGATTTTAAAATCACACTGGCATTTccaattgagcttttctgAAGTCTCATCTCAGCATATGCATGCCAACGGTCGCGAATATGACTGGCAGGTTTCAATATCTGTAATTCCTGGGGCAACATATGTGGAGGAGGTTTAATATCGAAATCTAGACAATctgcttgaaaaaggaaagtATCGGTTTTGATCGCCAGGATTTATTAAAAACCCATTATATTCATCTCGTTTAATTCTCATGCACAAAAGCTTCACCATCACATTATACTCGCGAAAATACTTCTATCGATGTCGACCATGCATAAACTATCTAAGGTTTTGCCAAATCAGGCAATCGGAGCTTGTGAGTCGAGCTCATGGAGAGGATAATATTTCAAAAGTCATATAATTGAGTCTAGTTTACaaatttttatttttttgcttttgatcGCAGCTACTGCTCAAGGCGTCCAGCGCACATTAGTTAAAGCAGAAGTCCGCCACTTTGTACCATATCCTCCATAGGATGCCttgctttctttgatggcgggccaattcttcattttcgagttcttcttcgtcgtcgATTTCGGCTTTGCCCGTTGTAATATCGGCGGTCTTTGCTGTCCTCcattttgtctttttccAGAATTTGTAAACgacaaagagaacaaggaaAAAGGCAGGTGCAAAATATGATGTGAACAAGTTGGCAACTGAGAACTTGCCAGGGAAGAAAATCCAGAAtccattgaagaaaagaacagCAGCGTTGAAAAATGCAGCCCAGTAGGTCAACCAAGGGTACATCCATTTGGTCACCTTAAAGTACTTGGGGTCGGGATGATCACAAGGTTGGGCCTTAACAGCctttttgaacttgaagtagCACATCCACATGACACAGTAGGTGCAAAGAAGACCGGTGGTGGCTAGGTTGATGAACCAGTTCAAGACAACCGCTGAAGACTTGGATACACTCATGTATGACAAACAACCAATTGACAAGGCAGAGCAAACAGCCACAATTGGACacccatttttcaaacaaTATGAGAAGATTCTAGGGAGATAGCCAGCCAAAGCTGCAGAACAGGCACTTCTGGCTGCACCGTATGTGAAGCCATTTCCACAAGACCAAGCAGAAGTCATCACCACTGCGTTGACAACGGAATCAAGACCGCTGACGCCAACCGATTTGATGCCAATAACCCaaggagaagcagcagcaccatCTTTGCCGGCAGCATCTGCTGCTATGAGATCTGGGTTGACAGAGGAACACATTGAGTTCATGAAAAAAATGCCTCCAACAtagaaaaggaaaataCGAACATATGTTCTTTTAGCAGCCATTGCAATATTCTTTCTTGGCTGGGATATTTCTCCAGATACCATTCCCAACATGTCTGGCCCGGCACAAGCAAAGGCAGCATAAATTAACACGTTCCAGAGTCCCAAGAATTTGCCAGTGTTGCCCTTTACAAGGTACTCTTTAAAAAGACAACCTTCAGGCCAGTTACGGAAACCATAAGCATCACCCCGAGGGTTTCCACCGCACATGGTGATGAGTCCAAATAGCATGAGGCCAACAATAAGAATCACTTTTAGcatggaggaaaagaaCTCCACTTCTCCATACCAATTAACACCAAACACGTTAAAGAATAGAATCGTGGCCAAGCAAATGGTAATGAACACAGCGGGAGAGATGTCTGTCCAGTAGCCAGCCACCGATGCAAACGCCACGGATTCCACGCAAATGAACATCAAGGTGGTGTATAAGTATATCAAGGTGGTGGCAAATCCCAAAGCAGGGTCTAGCCATCTCGATGCAAAGTGCAAGAAAGTACCTTTGATTGGAAGATAGGAGCACATTTCACCCGTCGCAAGCATCAAGGGCCAGATCATGGTGACGGCCCAGATCAAGAACCcgagaaagagagataAGGAACCTGAAGTCATAAGTGGCCCTTTTAAACCCACATAGAGACCTGTGCCAATTGACTGGCCAATGATCATGAGCGATACATGCCGAGAATTCAACTTACGTTTCGTCTGGCCGTACTTTTCAACATCTAGCTTATCGTGGAAATCATCGGCTCCCAGAGAGATGTAGTTTCTGTTGACCGAGAGCACCAGCTCCTCGTCGTATGACACTGAGTAGCCCttgatttccttgtttGACATTGCTTGGGTTGGAAGCTAGACCCAAAGACAAACAATCTACATTTATATAAGACTCCACGGAATTAAGATGTGAAAGGCCGCTAAGAGGTATCAACACAAAGAGTGTGGGGGAGAGGCGCCTACTGAGCTCGAGTGCAGTACAAATCGCAAACCTTCAACACAAGGATGATCCTGCCAACGGTTTCAGCATGGCGGTTTGTTGGTTAAAAATCGACTTGTTGAAATAAAGTCAGTCCAAGGGTCCCAAGCGATTGAGATATGATGTATTTAAGATTGCAGCTTTCAAGAATAGAGGGAGCTGGACACTGCTTCGGAGTTCAACCTCCATCTCCTGATCAAGCAACGAATTCACATAAAATTCTGTTGGTAAGTTATCACGACAATAGCGGCCAGGCATACTCGATTCAGGTACAGTTATCAACGCAACCCCAACGTTCAATTGGAAGTTGGCCGTGAAAATTCTCAGCCTGGTCAATTTTAGGCAATGGCAATAAGCGCTAAGATAAGCTAGCGCAGTGCGTTGCGCCAGAAGCAGATAAGActaaaaagaaagcaagGGCG
This window encodes:
- the SET6 gene encoding Set6p, producing the protein MSVPISPIPEPPTTNRELLSCLVSDPRAKLNVPKDFVFEITNETDPTTDTASDSEDNHDSSLGCLQQISPFFNVKETVYGGRGCFASCFIPKGITVLECAFPVGSSVAKVFKKEVCFWCFNNDNGKTLKHRLRSKLYFCSEECLSKFQAYDSDETLANAIIAFDQNFGKNEIDIDSLDVPEYIAGIEGIEKTWKQTDEWDVMVSKTKPTKRARYLPKLSKDDFAEARYVISVVHAMYKGKNGPLAKEVELFETLESSENQKVQKYPYLTLSYSNIFKFLRLTCPQQLQQFITPQNVRDIIGRNLTNAFGIWSETTSEDEDKEYLGFGVYPSASFFNHACSFNIKKQREGSKYTFTTTEDIQPDTELCISYGISGDEDLASRESTLSEWFFKCGCSKCSSERTNI